One window of Nitrospirota bacterium genomic DNA carries:
- a CDS encoding CopG family transcriptional regulator produces MTANEFDDKFDKGEDLSEHLDWENATKRIPFDLPIWAVKKIDQEAARRGMTRQSVIKNWVIDKVDELTEKQAV; encoded by the coding sequence ATCACAGCCAATGAATTTGATGACAAATTTGATAAGGGGGAGGATCTGTCCGAACACCTTGATTGGGAAAATGCGACCAAACGAATTCCCTTTGATCTTCCCATTTGGGCGGTAAAGAAAATTGACCAGGAAGCAGCCAGACGTGGAATGACCCGACAATCCGTGATAAAAAACTGGGTCATTGACAAAGTAGATGAACTGACCGAAAAACAGGCTGTTTAA
- a CDS encoding BrnT family toxin, translated as MDFDNTFDKNKSEWTKENRGVDFMEARKIWSDSDSISVPAKVIGGETRFLQIGTLKEKVWTVCYTIRNDQIRIISVRRARNEEEEIYRNS; from the coding sequence ATGGACTTTGACAATACCTTTGATAAAAACAAAAGTGAATGGACAAAAGAGAACAGGGGTGTAGATTTCATGGAAGCCAGGAAGATTTGGAGTGATTCTGATTCCATTTCTGTTCCGGCTAAGGTTATTGGAGGAGAAACCAGATTCTTACAAATCGGAACTTTAAAAGAAAAAGTCTGGACGGTTTGCTATACCATCAGGAATGATCAAATCAGGATTATATCGGTAAGGAGGGCAAGAAATGAAGAAGAAGAAATTTACAGAAATTCATAA
- a CDS encoding helix-turn-helix domain-containing protein gives MSRKSGISRRILYKAFSETGNPTVETLLTLLDTIGVSIRFKTENFKNRKKSVA, from the coding sequence TTGTCCCGAAAATCTGGAATAAGTCGCCGGATTTTGTATAAAGCTTTCTCAGAAACAGGTAATCCGACGGTAGAAACGCTGTTAACTCTTCTAGATACGATCGGAGTAAGTATTAGATTCAAAACTGAGAATTTCAAAAATAGAAAAAAATCAGTGGCTTAG